The following nucleotide sequence is from uncultured Draconibacterium sp..
GCGTTAAATGATTTGGCGTTAGTGCCATAATATCGGCATACTGCGCCACCGAAAGGTTTTCGTGAAAATGCTCCTCGAGCAACTGAAAGAATTTTTTTACAACAATGTGTCCTTTTCCTTTCCATTTGTTTTCGTCATACGGATACAGCGATGCACAGCTTGTTAAAATCAAATCGAGAACCGAACGCAGAATTTCAATGGAATAACCTTCGGGTTTACGAATTTCATTAACACCTTTTCGGAATAAACTTTCAAGGAAAAGCTTATCATTTGTGTCAGTTAACAAAAGTGGCGGGTTATCTTGCCGAATTGTGAAAAAGAAAGGAAACTCTATCAATCGGTTTGGGTTTCGTTGATTAAGAAGATAAAAATCAGCGGTAAAAATAAAAATGAATCCCTCAATATCATGCGAGAACTCGATTTTATGAGCTTGTCCCGGCGACATAAAAAAGATGCAAGGCGGCTCAATGTCGTATTTGTTACCATCAATAACATGCGATCCGCTCCCCTTTTCAAGGTACAAAACCTCAAAAAAATCGTGACGGTGCGGGTACTTAACTGCAAAATGCCGGTTGGCATCAAATACTTCAACCTGAAACTGCTGGCTGGCACGTTCTTCAGAACTAAAGTTATGCAAGCTGTAAACCGGTAAATTTTCAGATCCCTTTTTCACAAATTATTACACTGGTATATATACGAGTTACTAATCATCAAATTTCATTGTATAGCCCAGCGATAAACGAAGTGTCCTGGTTTTGGCTTCCTGGGTTTCAATTTGTGCAATATCAGCCAGTCCATAATCGTACGAAACGCAAATATTCAGGCCATTATGCATCAGAAATCCAACTTTGCCCGAAACGCCATAATCCAAACGTTTATAGTCTCCTTCGCTGCCCCATGCAACGGTTTCGGAACTACTGGTTGATTCTGCGCCATTGAATTGAAAAGTTATCGATTCATTTCCAAATAATCCGGCACCGGCAAAACCACCAGCACCAACATATATTTTATTTAACGACCTAAACCGATAAATGTATTTCAAATAAACAGGTACATCAACAAAGTAAAGCGTTGTTTTATTATTATGATGATAATTCTCTTCTTCCAATTTTTGATGGTAACCTTTTGTTTCGAACAGCAAGCCTCCTTCAACGGCAATTTCCTGAGAACGATCTTTGTCTAAAACATATTCATATAGTGCGCCAATATTCATTCCATAAAGTGGTTTAAACGAATCTTCAAGGTCTGTATCGGTTTCGCCGAATTTCATATCGGTTGACGCCATATTGGCACCACCAAAAAAAGTAACTGATGGGTACTGTGCCATCACAGAAATGGCGCTAAACATAAAAAAGGCTATACACAAAATCGATGCGGTTCTTTTCATGGTAATTAACTTAAAATTGGGTTTATAAATAGTTGTGGAAAGATATAAAATTTTATTAAAACATGAGAACATGCTTTTATTGAGATTATTGTAACAAAGCCCAAATTTTAAGGAAAACAAAAAAGCAGCCTTGTGAGCTGCTTTTGCGGTGACGACGAGACTCGAACTCGCGACCTCCGGCGTGACAGGCCGGCATTCTAACCAACTGAACTACGCCACCAAAAAATTGATGTTCTAAACTTTTTTATTAAAAAAATAAGCGGTGACGACGAGACTCGAACTCGCGACCTCCGGCGTGACAGGCCGGCATTCTAACCAACTGAACTACGCCACCGTTTTTTTAGAACTTTTACCTTTTCAACCGGCTTGAAGCCCTTTGCAAAGGTGATGCAAATATATACTTTCTTTTTTTACCTGCAATACAAAAAAATATTTTTTTGATTTTTTGTTCATGTCGCTGAATATCAACACAATAAGGCAACATACAAACCTATATTTTTACTAAATGATTCATATCTAGCTCCTTTTCTCCACTCCAGCGATAAGCTAAAAGCGATTTTGTACCTGCAACACACGAATCAACGCAACAAACATTGTGTTTTATTATGTACGGACCTGCCCCTCTGCAGTAGTGTCCAAAGAAAACAATCGGGGCATCATCGGGGTAAGGAAAGGTTTTTGGAATAATTTCAGTTGGGATGGTATAAGCCGGCATCGAGAACTTACTTTCAAACGACGCATCTTTAAAAGTCATTCCTTCCAGGTTATCCCACCACCGAATTCGAAAAGAACGAGGCGAAACACCTTTATTACTTATCACTCTTATGTCTGACGGAAATTTTAGGTTCACACCTTTAGTAAGTCGCCATACACTTTTTGCCTCTTCTGAACTTGACTTTTTATAAACTTTACGAAAAACCTTTTTCCTTATTCTGCCATCTTCATATAAAGTATCCGCTACTTTAATAGCGTCTTCACACCAACAAGCGTGTACAATCCTTATCTCGCCCAAATCGAGATAAAGTGGTAATGTGCGCATCCACCTTAATTGTTCATCCAATTCTTTCGATCCTGCTGAATATTCATTAATCGTTTTAAAAAGCGACAAAAAATATTTACTGGGTTTTGAAATGATTGATCTTCCCTCTTTATCCTTCAAATGATAAATAATGGCATTTAGCTCATGATTTCCAAGTATCGCATATGCATTGCCTCTTTCAACCATTGCTTTAATTATCCTTATGGTTTTTCTGATCTCTGGTCCACGATTAATAAAATCGCCCACAAAAATGGCTTTACGCGCTGGATGCGAATAACTACCATTCGTTTTTTGGTATCCCATTTCAAGCAGAAGCTTTTTAAGCTTGACTGCATAACCATGAACATCGCCAATAATGTCGTACATACTAACCTGATTAAGCTGTGCTAAAATAAAAAAAAGTGTATGCAACACATAACAATCCGAACGTTGATTTATTTATAGCATAAAAAAGCCATCCGTCAGCTGGCGGATGGCTTTCCGGGATAATCCCGAATTGATATTTAAATCCCGAACAAGTCGGATTTTAATTTCTACTACAATTTAACGCTTTCGGCACGTTTAAGTACTTTACTACCAATTGTTGCATAGAAGAACAGGTATGCTAATCCGAGGAATGGTACCCAGTACGAAGGCTGGAATCCTAATCCGTCGGCCACAGCATTCTGTACCAAAGGAAGCAATCCACCACCTACTACAAGTGTCATAAAAATACCTGAAGCAGCAGCAACATATTTACCCAAACCTTCAACAGCAAGGTTAAAAATACCACCCCACATAATTGATGTACAAAGTCCTACTAAAACAAGTAGCATGGCGTTAATTGGCACTTGTGCAAAAGCAAATGACATTGAACTACCTTGTGCCTGGAATACCGGCATACTTACTACAGTTGACGTAGGTAAAATAATTGCTAAAAGAACTAATATCATTCCAACGAATGAAGCAAAAGTTAACATGGTTTTACTTGATACCGTGCTACCGATTGATGCACCAACCAAACGACCAACAAGCATAAGCAACCAATATGTACCGGCCACCGAACCGGCAGTACCGGCATCAATTGCAATAGCGGCATTTGGATCTGTTAACCAGAAAATCAGTGTTCCAGGTACTCCAACTTCAACACCTACGTATACAAAAATACCGATAGCTCCGAAAATAAAGTGACGGAATTGCATAGCACCTGACATCAAACTTTTTAATGATTCTGATGCAGCACTAACGTGAGGTTCAGGAATATTTACTGCCAACAGTACAAAGAAAGCCAAAGCAAAAATACCTAATGCAATGTACATTACTGGGAAAATATCGGTGATTCGGGCATTAGCTACTTGTGATCCAATTAAAATACCTACAAAAGCAGGAGTAAAAGTTGCCATTACCGAGTTGAATGAACCTCCAACCTGGATTAACTGGTTTCCTTTGTTTCCTTCTCCACCAAGGGTATTAAGCATTGGGTTTACAACAGTGTTTAACAAAGTCATTGAAAAACCTGCAACAAATGCACCAATCAGGTAAACAGTAAATGCCATTGATTCGCTTGAGTGGCCCGATAGATATTGAATTCCAACACCCACAAAACCAACTGCAATCGCAATTAAAGCAGTCTTTTTATAACCAATTTTTTGAAGTAAAAGACCACCAGGAATTCCCATTACGGCGTAGGCAATAAAGTTTGCGGCATTACCCATCATTCCCTGGAAATTACTTGCACCGAACTGCGACTTAAGCACAACACCCATTGGAGCTGCCAAATTGGTAACAAATGCAATCATACCAAACAGCAGAATCATCATGATAATAGGTACTGTGTAATTTTGTTTTTTAGCTTCCATAATAATTTTATTGATTTAAGTAATTAATAATTAATTCTTTTTGAAATGAGTCTTCGGTAAATCCCGTAATCTTTTAGCAGCGCCTTCTGCCGTAATATCACGCTGTGGGGTTCCAAGCATTTCGTAACCAACCATAAATTTTTTAACCGTTGCTGAACGCAATAATGGCGGATAAAAATGCATATGTAAATGCCATTCCGGATGGTCTTCGCCATCGGTTGGCGCCTGGTGCAAACCTGCAGAATAAGCAAACGATGTTTCAAACAGGTTATCGTACATAACGGTTAATTTTTTGTAGATATCTGCTAAGTCGGTTCGCTCATCGTCGGTTAATTCCAAAATATTCTGTACTGGCCGCTTACTAACTATCATTGCCTCAAACGGCCAAACCGCCCAAAAAGGAATGAGAGCCACAAACGAATCATTCTCGTCGAGCAAACGTTCTTTCTTTTCCAATTCGGCATTTACATAGTCGAGCAACATGGTGCGGCCATGCTTATCAAAATATGTTTTTTGTGTTTTGCACTCTTTTGCCGGTTCGGTAGGAATTCCTTTTGATGACCAAATCTGCCCATGAGGGTGCGGATTTGAACATCCCATAATTGCGCCTTTGTTCTCAAATATCTGAACGTAATTAATCGTTGGATTTTCACCCAGTTCTGTATATTGCTCACACCACAAGTCGACTACTTTACGAATATCGGCTACTTCCATTTCCGGAATCGTAAGGCTGTGATCTTCGCTAAAGCAAATTACCTTACAGATACCGCTTTCGCTCTGTGCCTGAAATAATTCGCCGTCATCAATACCTCCCTCTGGAGTATCGGTAAGCAATGCACTAAAATCGTTGGTAAAAACAAAGGTTCCCTTGTAATCAGGGTTAATTTTTCCTCCGGCTCTTTCGTTACCTGCGCAGAGGTAACAATTCGGATCATATTTAGGTCGTTCTTCAACAACCGGTTTTTCAACCTGTCCCTGCCATGGTCTTTTCGCCCGGTGTGGCGACACTAAAATCCAATCGCCATTTAGTGGGTTATATCTTTTATGAGGATGGTCTTCTATATTAAAACTCATCTGAATGATTATGTCAGTTATAATTTAGGTCGAAAAACTAACTTATCCCGACTCTGGAATCGGGATAAGTTAAATATTCGGCCTCAAAGTTAAAATATCAAATGAAATAGTGAACAATTAAGAAGTTTTTTTTCGCACTATCTTTTTGCCACTACTGGTGTTGCTGCGTAGTTCTATAAGTCAAGTTTTACAGAACCTTTGGAGCGGATAAACAATTTATGACAAGTACCTTTTCCATAAACATGTTCTAAAACTTCCACATATTTATCCAACTTATCTTGTGGTACAAAAGCCTGAATTGTACCTCCG
It contains:
- a CDS encoding AraC family transcriptional regulator, translated to MKKGSENLPVYSLHNFSSEERASQQFQVEVFDANRHFAVKYPHRHDFFEVLYLEKGSGSHVIDGNKYDIEPPCIFFMSPGQAHKIEFSHDIEGFIFIFTADFYLLNQRNPNRLIEFPFFFTIRQDNPPLLLTDTNDKLFLESLFRKGVNEIRKPEGYSIEILRSVLDLILTSCASLYPYDENKWKGKGHIVVKKFFQLLEEHFHENLSVAQYADIMALTPNHLTQTVNQLTGKTSSQIIKSKQIIEIKRLLVHTNLGVSEIATKMNFPDQSYFAKFFKREVGLSPLQFRSQSL
- a CDS encoding outer membrane beta-barrel protein, coding for MKRTASILCIAFFMFSAISVMAQYPSVTFFGGANMASTDMKFGETDTDLEDSFKPLYGMNIGALYEYVLDKDRSQEIAVEGGLLFETKGYHQKLEEENYHHNNKTTLYFVDVPVYLKYIYRFRSLNKIYVGAGGFAGAGLFGNESITFQFNGAESTSSSETVAWGSEGDYKRLDYGVSGKVGFLMHNGLNICVSYDYGLADIAQIETQEAKTRTLRLSLGYTMKFDD
- a CDS encoding metallophosphoesterase yields the protein MYDIIGDVHGYAVKLKKLLLEMGYQKTNGSYSHPARKAIFVGDFINRGPEIRKTIRIIKAMVERGNAYAILGNHELNAIIYHLKDKEGRSIISKPSKYFLSLFKTINEYSAGSKELDEQLRWMRTLPLYLDLGEIRIVHACWCEDAIKVADTLYEDGRIRKKVFRKVYKKSSSEEAKSVWRLTKGVNLKFPSDIRVISNKGVSPRSFRIRWWDNLEGMTFKDASFESKFSMPAYTIPTEIIPKTFPYPDDAPIVFFGHYCRGAGPYIIKHNVCCVDSCVAGTKSLLAYRWSGEKELDMNHLVKI
- a CDS encoding MFS transporter; translation: MEAKKQNYTVPIIMMILLFGMIAFVTNLAAPMGVVLKSQFGASNFQGMMGNAANFIAYAVMGIPGGLLLQKIGYKKTALIAIAVGFVGVGIQYLSGHSSESMAFTVYLIGAFVAGFSMTLLNTVVNPMLNTLGGEGNKGNQLIQVGGSFNSVMATFTPAFVGILIGSQVANARITDIFPVMYIALGIFALAFFVLLAVNIPEPHVSAASESLKSLMSGAMQFRHFIFGAIGIFVYVGVEVGVPGTLIFWLTDPNAAIAIDAGTAGSVAGTYWLLMLVGRLVGASIGSTVSSKTMLTFASFVGMILVLLAIILPTSTVVSMPVFQAQGSSMSFAFAQVPINAMLLVLVGLCTSIMWGGIFNLAVEGLGKYVAAASGIFMTLVVGGGLLPLVQNAVADGLGFQPSYWVPFLGLAYLFFYATIGSKVLKRAESVKL
- a CDS encoding UDP-glucose--hexose-1-phosphate uridylyltransferase — translated: MSFNIEDHPHKRYNPLNGDWILVSPHRAKRPWQGQVEKPVVEERPKYDPNCYLCAGNERAGGKINPDYKGTFVFTNDFSALLTDTPEGGIDDGELFQAQSESGICKVICFSEDHSLTIPEMEVADIRKVVDLWCEQYTELGENPTINYVQIFENKGAIMGCSNPHPHGQIWSSKGIPTEPAKECKTQKTYFDKHGRTMLLDYVNAELEKKERLLDENDSFVALIPFWAVWPFEAMIVSKRPVQNILELTDDERTDLADIYKKLTVMYDNLFETSFAYSAGLHQAPTDGEDHPEWHLHMHFYPPLLRSATVKKFMVGYEMLGTPQRDITAEGAAKRLRDLPKTHFKKN